The Myroides fluvii region ACGTAAGTCTTTCATTATAGTAAAATATATTGATTTTTGTTATTTAATTTAATTTTCTGTTGCTCAGATAGTTGTTGTAAAATAATGATTATATCTTGCATCTCAAAAGGTAAATCGGATTGCATCTCATTGGCAGAAGCAGCTTGTTTACGTTGTAAGTATAAAATTAGTTTTTCCCGAAGCGCTGTGAAATCATCAGCAGGTTTGTTTTGATTGGCTTGTAAGCAAGTGGAACAACTCCCGCAATTTCGCACTAAAGTTTCATTGAAATAATGTAAAATAACTTTATTCTTACAAATATCGTCATTTTGTGCGTAAAAGTAAATAGCGCGATATTGTTCAAGTTTAAGATTGTTTTGTTGCTCCAAAAAAGGAAAGGTCCTGTAGATTGTTTTATCCTCTTCCCAAGCTTCGAGAAAGGTGATTTCTAAGTCGTGTTCCTCAGGGGTAAAGACACAAAGTTCTTCTTGATGCCAGAGTTGTAGGCATTCTTGTATATAGGTGATCTCTTCGGCTGCTTGTTCGCTGATATAGGCCAAATTAATAGGGGTCTGATATTCGTGTATACCGGGGTAGTGACGAATAATCTGCAGTAATATATTTTCTTGTCGTTCATTGTCGTAGACGTAATCCAATAATTCGCTGCTGCTAACAGTAAATTGAACTTGTGTCTTGTTGTTGGAATTGGGGGTCAATTTGCAAATGCCCTGGCGATCTAAAAATTGCAGCGCATTATAGGTTAAAGTATAGGGAAATTTATAGTGTACACAAAACTGATTGAAACTAAAAGAATAGGAGGTATTATAACCTTCACCTAAGCTAATACTCAAATAATTGTTGAGTTTGCGGTAAACGAGTTTTAAAAAACTTTTATCAAAGAGATTGTCTTTAGACCATTCTTCAACAGTTTTAGGTTCGTTGGGAGCAAGGAGTAAAGAAGCAAAAGCTCTGGCCTCATCTCGCCCTGCTCGTCCTGCTTCTTGGTAGTAGTTTTCTAGGTTTTCTGGAAGTTGTAAGTGAATGACATTGCGAACATTCTTCTTGTCAATTCCCATTCCAAAGGCATTGGTAGCTACCATGATAGGTGTTTTCTCAGCAACCCAATCCGCTAAGCGTTTCTTTTTCTCAAAAGTATTAAGTCCCCCGTGAAAAAAATTTGCTTTGAAGTTCTTTTGATTTAATTGTTGGGCTAAGACTTGAGTCTCTTTTCTACTGCGGACATAAATAATGGCAGGGGAGGGATTCTTTTGGAGAATCCGCTCGACGATAATTTCTTTGTTTTCTACTTGGTATACCCCGTAGATTAAGTTGCTGCGGTAAAAACTCTTCTTGAAGAGCGCAACATCACGTAGCTCTAAATTGGTGCAAATGTCGTCAATAACGCGTTCATTGGCAGATCCTGTTAAAGCAATAACAGGAGCATGGGGAAATAGTTTACGCAATTGGTTAATCTTGAGATAGGCCGGGCGAAAATCGTGCCCCCATTGAGAAATACAATGCGCTTCATCTACAGCAATTAGACTGATTTTTAAATTTTCAATGCGCTCCAATAGCCACGTTTGCTCTAAGCGCTCAGGAGAGATATACAGTAATTTATACGCTCCATAAAGACAGTTATCTAGTATAGCATCGATATCCGTTAGGGATGTGCCACCAATAATAGCTGCCGCTTTAATCCCTAAAACACTTAAATTATTGACCTGATCTTGCATCAAGGCAACCAAAGGAGAAATGACCAAACAGGTACCAGGAAGAAGTAACGCGGGAATCTGAAAGCAAATGCTTTTTCCGCCACCAGTTGGCAGTAAAGCAAAGGTGTCTTTTCCTTGTAAAACAGACTCGATAATAGCTTCTTGTGGTTCACGAAAAGAATTGTGTTTCCAGTAGTGTTGAAGTAAATCGATCGGCTTTTTAGTCATTGAAATGGAAGTTTTGCTTTTGACTAAGGTAGTCAAAAATGTAAAAAGGATTGCTACAACAATCCTTTTTTATATTATACTCTTTCTAAGATAAATTCTACTCTTTTGGCGATGGTTTCCCTTGGAACTTCTATTAAATCATACCCATAACTTTTGTAGGTATCTACCAAATAACGATGAATTAAATTGGCTTGTTCAAACGATTCATAGCGTTGTTCATCACTAATGTAGATGTTCTCCCAAGGTGGTAGTAGAAAAATTTGATGATACAAATGGTTCTTGCACGCAAGGTCAAAGCTTTCTGGATACGTATCTCCTTTGTAATGCATATACGCCAGTACGTCTGGAATCCCACGGTCAATAAAGACAATAGAGGCATCTTCTTCAGCCGCACTTTTATGTTGATCAATTCTACCCTCTAGTAAAAGTTGACTAAATAGTAGAGGTTCTGCTAAAAAAAGCTGATCAATTCCTTTTTCTTGCGCCTTTTGAGTAACTTCTCTCGATATTTCAGGATAACACGTATAACCTTTTGTAATTAATTCATTGATTATAGTTGTTTTACCAGATCCTGGGCCACCGATTATTAAAACGAGTTTTGTATTCATTCCACCTAAAAATAAAGAAGGGGCAAAAGTAAGATAAAAAGTCGGGATAGTACGCCTTTTCTCAAATTCTTTATGGTAAGATAAGGTTAAAATGGGATATGGCAAATGGGAGAACGGAGAGCGGAGAATTTTGTGAAATAAGGAAATTCACCCCTTCACGACTTCACAAAAAAGTATCACTACCTCACTTTTTATAACGTTCACAGATAATTACAGTAAACAACAAAAGTAGGGCTCATAAAATTTATTTTTTAATTGGAATAATTTTTTTAAATCTTTGGTATTGTTTATTCGTTTATTATGTTTATATTGTTTTAATATGTGTACCACTTCTTGTTCGCCACTTGTGTCGGTTGTTGTTCGCTACTTGTATCAGTTGTTGTATCATTATTAGTATTAGTAGAATCCAGTGTGGAACTAGTTGTAACTCTTCCCAAAAGAGTGAGTATGACGTTGCTCAATCCATATTTTGAATGACTAGCTTGGTCGTGGAATACATCTAAGGAAGGCTTAGGTTGGTTGGTATACGCCTTGTTTTGTAACCAAGGTAAGGCTGGCGCAAGGCAGATGTTTTCATCATTTGATTTTCAATAAACCCTGTGGTTAGTGAGATTCTTCTTAGGATCCATTAAATCTTCGTTATGCGTTTGTTTTCTCTTTGTTATGTGTTTGTTTGGTAAAAGGCCCTAAAACTAAGCAAACCCCAAGCAAACCCCAAGCAAACCCAAAACAAACCCAAAAGGAACTACAAGTGAATGTTTTTTACGGTATTGATTATAAGTGGGTTATGTTTTATTTTACTGGACAAAAAAGGAGATTTATACCTTTTTTATCCCAAAATGGGAAGAATACGGAAGGGAGTATTGTACAGTTGTTTTTGTTTTTTTAGTATGGCAACGAGAACAGGAGTAAAGGTAACTTCGCTCTTCTTTCTCTCCCCGAATTACTATTGTATTTTTGGTAAGCGATGAATATCCGCTTCGCTTCGATTTCCTCTTTCCAATACAGTATTTACCAATCAAAATGCGTATATTTGCACCAAAAGAAAGTATGGATACTAAGACGAAAGAATTTTACGAAAGCTTGAAAGAAAAGCTGGAGTTTGAGCGAACTTGGCCGAATGAATATTTGTATAAATTTATTGTTCCTGCAGACGAGCGTAAGATTGCTCAAATTGAACGTGCTTTTGATGGAATGAATCCCGTAATTAACTTCAGAAATTCGAGTAAAGGTACTTTTACCAGTGTATCGATAAGAGTGCACATGGTTAGTGCACAAGCCATTGTTGATAAGTATATTGAACTATCAACTATTGAAGGGTTATTATCACTGTAAAAATTGCTTTATCCTAGAAAGTTTTATATTTTTATAACTCAGGCAGATAGCCAAACTTTGTAAACACCAATTAGATGAAATTTAACTCCGCAGAAGCAGTAACACATTTAGGCTATAATACAGCCGCTAATAAATTAGTCATCCCCGATTATGGACGTCATCTTCAGATGATGATTGAGCAAATTACCTTGATGGAAGATCAAGAGGAGCGAAATAAAGCCGTAAATTACGCTATTCGCGTGATGGGGGATATGAACCCACATTTGCGTGATGTTCCTGATTTTCAGCATAAATTATGGGATCAACTTTTTATGATTTCTGATTTTAAGTTGGATGTTGCTTGTCCATTTCCCATTGCGACAAGAGAAACGGTGTATGCAAAACCAGAAATTTTACCCTATCCAAAAAAACAGCTGAGTTATCGCTATTACGGCAATAATATCAAAAGTATGATAGCAGAAGCTTTGAAATTTGAAGAAGGTGAAATGAGAGATGCTTTGATTATTGTCATTGCAAATCACATGAAAAAAAGTTACTTAAGCTGGAATAAGGACAATGTGAAAGACGAAGTGATTTTCGAGCATTTAAGCGAGCTTTCAGACGGAAAAATTAATTTATCTAAACAAGAAGAAGAGTTGTCTACTACGGCGAACCTGATTCAGGTGAATCGAAAACAATCCAATAAAAGCAATTATTCAAATAACAACAACCCAAGTAGTTCGAATAATCAAAAAGGAAGTAACAACAATAATAACAACAATAAAAAGTATAGCAAGCAGAATTATCAAGCAAAAGGTAAAAAGCAATGAGTACATTTAGAATTGAAGGCGGTCACCAACTAAAAGGTGAAGTATATGCACAAGGTGCTAAAAACGAAGCACTACAGGTGCTTTGTGCTGTGTTGTTAACAGATGAGAAAGTAATAATCTCCAATATTCCAGCTATTATTGATGTCAATAAATTGATCGAATTATTGGAGTCTTTAGGGGTGAAAATCGAAAGATTAGCTCCAAATAAAATGTCTTTTCAGGCAGATAATCTGAATATGGAGTATCTAACTTCAGAAGATTTTAAAGCAGGAGGAAAGGCTTTAAGAGGTTCTATCATGATGGTAGGGCCACTTTTAGGACGTTTTGGTAAAGGGTATATCCCAAAACCAGGTGGAGATAAAATCGGAAGACGTCGTTTGGATACCCATTTTGAAGGATTTATCAATTTAGGAGCTACGTTTCGATACAATAGAGAAGAGTATTTCTATGGAGTTGAAGCAGAGCAATTGATTGGTACAGATATGCTGTTAGAGGAAGCTTCTGTTACAGGAACGGCTAATATCGTAATGGCTGCTGTTTTAGCCAAAGGAACAACAACGATTTACAACGCAGCTTGTGAACCTTATTTACAACAGTTGTGTAAAATGCTTAACAGCATGGGAGCCAAAATTACAGGAGTTGGTTCTAATTTCTTGACTATTGAAGGGGTAGAAAAATTATCAGGATGTGAACATCGTATCTTACCTGATATGATTGAAATCGGTTCTTGGATTGGCTTAGCAGCAATGACTAAAAGTGAATTGACCATTAAAAATGTAGGATGGGAGCATTTAGGTGTTATTCCTAATACATTTAGGAGATTGGGAATTCAACTTGAGAAAAGAGGAGATGATATCTATATTCCTGCACATACACAAGGATACGAAATACAGAGTTTTATCGATGGTTCGATTTTGACGATTGCCGATTCTCCTTGGCCCGGATTAACACCTGATTTGTTGAGTGTTATTTTGGTTGTTGCAACACAAGCGAGAGGTGAGGTATTGATTCACCAAAAAATGTTTGAAAGCCGTTTGTTCTTCGTAGATAAATTAATTGACATGGGAGCGAAGATTATCCTCTGTGATCCACATCGCGCAGTAGTGATTGGACATGATTTTAAATCACAGTTGAAGGCAACCCGTATGTCGTCACCGGATATTCGCGCAGGGATTTCCTTATTAATTGCAGCACTATCTGCCCAAGGAACCAGCGTGATTCAAAACATTGATCAAATTGATCGCGGGTATGAACGAATCGATGAGCGTTTACGCGCATTAGGAGCGAAAATAGAACGCGTTGACGAATAGGTTAATGGAGAGAGGAGAGAAGAAAGAAGAGAGAGGAAATCGGAGCGTAGCGTAAATCGTAACGTAGTGAAGATTCATCGAATACCAAAATAAAATAGTAACTCGGTGAGATAAAGAGGAGAGAAGTGAAATTAACAATATAAAAAAAGCTTGCGTTTAGAAACGCAAGCTTTTTTTATATTCGTTATTTGTTGAGACGGTGAGGTGGTGGATTTTCCGATTAAAAGAAGATTTTTTTAATCCGAAAATCCACTCTTTTCTCCTTTCTCTTTTCCTCTCTCCAAAAAAAGCTCCTATTTTTAGGAGCTTTTTTTTATTTAAGGTATTTTTCTAAGAATTGATCTTGTTCCCACAACAAATGTAGGATGTTTTCTTTGGCAACATAACCGTGACTTTCTTTCGGTAGGATAACCATTCGAACCGGTGCTCCTAATCCTTTTAACGCTTGGAAATAGCGCTCCGTTTGCAAAGTGAATGTTCCTGGATTGTTATCTGCCTCACCGTGTACTAATAACATCGGTGTTTTCATTTTGTCCGCATTCA contains the following coding sequences:
- a CDS encoding RecQ family ATP-dependent DNA helicase, encoding MTKKPIDLLQHYWKHNSFREPQEAIIESVLQGKDTFALLPTGGGKSICFQIPALLLPGTCLVISPLVALMQDQVNNLSVLGIKAAAIIGGTSLTDIDAILDNCLYGAYKLLYISPERLEQTWLLERIENLKISLIAVDEAHCISQWGHDFRPAYLKINQLRKLFPHAPVIALTGSANERVIDDICTNLELRDVALFKKSFYRSNLIYGVYQVENKEIIVERILQKNPSPAIIYVRSRKETQVLAQQLNQKNFKANFFHGGLNTFEKKKRLADWVAEKTPIMVATNAFGMGIDKKNVRNVIHLQLPENLENYYQEAGRAGRDEARAFASLLLAPNEPKTVEEWSKDNLFDKSFLKLVYRKLNNYLSISLGEGYNTSYSFSFNQFCVHYKFPYTLTYNALQFLDRQGICKLTPNSNNKTQVQFTVSSSELLDYVYDNERQENILLQIIRHYPGIHEYQTPINLAYISEQAAEEITYIQECLQLWHQEELCVFTPEEHDLEITFLEAWEEDKTIYRTFPFLEQQNNLKLEQYRAIYFYAQNDDICKNKVILHYFNETLVRNCGSCSTCLQANQNKPADDFTALREKLILYLQRKQAASANEMQSDLPFEMQDIIIILQQLSEQQKIKLNNKNQYILL
- a CDS encoding AAA family ATPase, producing MNTKLVLIIGGPGSGKTTIINELITKGYTCYPEISREVTQKAQEKGIDQLFLAEPLLFSQLLLEGRIDQHKSAAEEDASIVFIDRGIPDVLAYMHYKGDTYPESFDLACKNHLYHQIFLLPPWENIYISDEQRYESFEQANLIHRYLVDTYKSYGYDLIEVPRETIAKRVEFILERV
- a CDS encoding DUF493 family protein is translated as MRIFAPKESMDTKTKEFYESLKEKLEFERTWPNEYLYKFIVPADERKIAQIERAFDGMNPVINFRNSSKGTFTSVSIRVHMVSAQAIVDKYIELSTIEGLLSL
- a CDS encoding DUF4290 domain-containing protein — its product is MKFNSAEAVTHLGYNTAANKLVIPDYGRHLQMMIEQITLMEDQEERNKAVNYAIRVMGDMNPHLRDVPDFQHKLWDQLFMISDFKLDVACPFPIATRETVYAKPEILPYPKKQLSYRYYGNNIKSMIAEALKFEEGEMRDALIIVIANHMKKSYLSWNKDNVKDEVIFEHLSELSDGKINLSKQEEELSTTANLIQVNRKQSNKSNYSNNNNPSSSNNQKGSNNNNNNNKKYSKQNYQAKGKKQ
- the murA gene encoding UDP-N-acetylglucosamine 1-carboxyvinyltransferase, with the translated sequence MSTFRIEGGHQLKGEVYAQGAKNEALQVLCAVLLTDEKVIISNIPAIIDVNKLIELLESLGVKIERLAPNKMSFQADNLNMEYLTSEDFKAGGKALRGSIMMVGPLLGRFGKGYIPKPGGDKIGRRRLDTHFEGFINLGATFRYNREEYFYGVEAEQLIGTDMLLEEASVTGTANIVMAAVLAKGTTTIYNAACEPYLQQLCKMLNSMGAKITGVGSNFLTIEGVEKLSGCEHRILPDMIEIGSWIGLAAMTKSELTIKNVGWEHLGVIPNTFRRLGIQLEKRGDDIYIPAHTQGYEIQSFIDGSILTIADSPWPGLTPDLLSVILVVATQARGEVLIHQKMFESRLFFVDKLIDMGAKIILCDPHRAVVIGHDFKSQLKATRMSSPDIRAGISLLIAALSAQGTSVIQNIDQIDRGYERIDERLRALGAKIERVDE